The window AATGTTATTGGCGTTAGGAATTTTTGGTATAAGGCATAGGTAGGCCTTGTTGATGTCTTTTAGGACTTCTTGTGTATTGAATATGCTTTGACAAATCTTTGTTACAGAGTGCCCTATGATTTtccaatatttttgaaaaaaaaaatggatgTAGACCATCCGGTCCAGGGGTCTTAAAAGGTTTGAAAGAGTATATAGCCTTTTTGATTTCAATATCTAGTAGGGGTGTATCTAAGGATCTAAGGTCTAACTTTGGATATGAAGAAGTACTACCTAGTGGGGTATTCCACTTAGTTAAGGTGCTGAAGGTAGAAGATGGAAGGGCTAGAATGGGAAAATTTAGGGGGAGAGGCACGTGTTTGACATGCTTTTTTGCTGATGGTGTTAGTTTTTTGACAAAATTTAATGGAGGGATAATTTTTGCCACCTTTTAGATAATATAGGgatgttttttatttattgagGTAACCCAAGGATGTACCTTAGGCTTGAGCTATAGTTAAGGGATGATTTTTGCCAAAAACTCACTTTGGTACTTACCTAGGTTTCCCAATTCTTAATAATTGTCCAATACCTAGAGATTTCCAATTTATTATAGACAAATGAGATCTAAGCTAGCATCGTGGAAATTAAAATTCATTAACATAGCAGGCTGAACTACCCTAGCAACTCGTGCCTTAACTCCATTCTCAATCACTATATGCAATACACCCTTCTTCCTAATAATACGCTCAACAAGATTGACAAAACTCAAAGGGATTTTATATGGGGTAGCACTATTGAAAAAACGAAAATACACCTTATAAATTGGCTTACTGTGTGTCAACCTAAAAATAATGGAGGCTTAGGCATTCACAGTGCCAGATCTAAGAACTTATGTATATTAGCAAGTCTTGCATGGAGACTTCTAACAAATTCTATAACCTCTTGGGCCCGTCTAATCATAACCTCCTATCGtttaaacaaagaaaataataggAACTCCTTTATCTGGAAAAGTATCCAAAAAGGCTGGGATATTTGCTCTGAAGGTATCACTTGGTCACTTCACTACCTTTCCAACATGAATATTTGGGAAACCAATTGCATAACTAAtatggaaaattttagaaaataagtAACGGGACATCTATCCACAACTGACCTTTCGATAAAAATAAGAGATATTTGTGACAAAAAATCCCGGTGTTTTGATAATATAAGCATGGACCTGCCTAACAATATCAAAGATAATATATCTAACACTAAAATTCGCAAGAAATGACGTAACAAAGACATTCCTATATGGTCTCTAAATACAAAAGGTTTTTTCACATCAAAATCGTGTTATGCCTTAATAGAACCTCCTTCATCCAATCAACTCGGCTTCTCCTGGATTTGGAACCTAAATTGCcctaataaaattaaattcttcTTGTGGCAATGTCTCCATAATAGACTACTATGCCGAAAATACCTCTCACAAATTGGCATGAATATTGACCCTTTGTGCCCTATTTGTAACTGTCAAGAAGAAGAGACTAATAAGTCACATTTTCCTTCATTGTCAAGCGGTAAAATCCTTTTCGAAAAAACTAGGGTGGGATAAATCAAATAACAAGAACATTAAGCATTGACTCCTTCAAGTAAAAAGCTTGGATTTCACCCTCACAAATAACCTTCTAAACTGGAATTACTTCTTCCCTTTTGCCATTTGGCATATTTGGatcaatagaaataataacaatcaaaacaacacgAACTTTCCTATTAATATTAACCATATTATCCAAAAAGCAATTGAATTTATTCTTCTCACTGGAAAATGTCCTAGCACATGTACCAAAATTCCCATTCAGATTAAATGGAGCAAGCCACCTAGAGGGTGGTTTAAACTAAATATCGATGCTAGTTTTAAAAATCACAACGAAAGATCTGGCTTTGGAGGAATAATCAGAGATACACATGGGAATTGGATAGTTGGATTTGCTAAGACTACCCAGGCTACTGGATCACTACATGCAGAAATGAAAGTGCTCATAGAGGGGCTAAAAACAACACAAGAATGGGGAATGTTCCCGCTGGAAATAGAGACGAAAGAAAAATATTAAGGCCCAAAGGAAACGCATCAAAGATAGTTGACGAAAGAAAAATATTATATAGCAATAGAATATGTCGAGCTCGTGGAGAATATTAAGCTgctaaatttttaatttcttgttCCAAATTAATCTCTTCTAATCTAAtttaaaatgtgataaaatggGTGATTAGTGCAATTAGGACAAAGTATGCCGGGTATAATTTCCGAAATGGAAAGTTCAGGTGTCCCCTTGAAAACTCTTTCATACCTACTAATATTGACAACCATATCTAAACATAGTCATAAGTCAAGTTTTTTATGTTTCATTTGGATATTTAATTTTAAGTCAACAATGCAACTACTCACACTGACTAACTTTCCAAGACTTATAtgataatttaataaaattaaaggGAGCTAAGAGAAAAGAAACTCTATTCCAATGTTGAATATCTTGCCCTATTATTTTGGAGTTGATTGCTTATATAGTAATTTCACTATTAAAAATTGTGGGAAAAAATTACTAATTTTATTTTGGAGTAATAGAAAAATTATGTAACAAAGTTACTTTCCTTATTTTTATTACTACTAGGTGGCACCAAATATACTCTTagaaaaaaatgattaaaaaatatTCGTATGGTTAAACATAACTAATTTTGGTATctattaaaaataatatgccgtttaaataaataaataaatgaaagggCATGTTCTATACACACTTCGTATAATTTATTAGTATATCTAGCTCTTCCTCTCCAATTGAAGACtaagatttttgaaattaaaatttatattaaaTCGATAAATCTCAGTACAAGAAAGTATTTCTCCTATACTAGATCTGTGATTTATGTGTAATTTTTTTAATACCTTTCATCTTCATGGTTTCACACTTATTCAAACCAATTCAAAGCGACCTTATTTATTTATCTTCTATATTTGCTATTTGTACCTTTTGTTGGATATGATAATTTCTGATCTGGTTTAATTTTGTATGAccgtatatttattttaatatttatatttctgCAACACTCATCTTGTAAATATGTTGGTCCAAAGATACTTAACTtagatttggttgaaacttaaaaaaaaaaatgaacttgcgttgaaaaataattttaggaagTTGAAGTTGTTTGGATATGcatttcatttaaaaaaaacttgaaattttgtgagtggaagaaaaaaaTCACCTAAAAACTGTTTTGGAAACTTGGAAAAAAATTGACTGATCATGTTATGAACAAacggtttttaaaaaaaaatagaaaaaatgtacGCAAAATCCATGGCCGAAAAGGTGCTTAATATTCACTCACATATAACAATGCTAATCGTATAAGTTATAACCATCACATagaaattatttcattttgtaaGTTTCCTCATGTATCTCcgtatgacctataggtcacgagttcgaaCCGTGGAATTAACCAATAATATTTGTATCAAGATAGACTGCCTACATCACATCTGCATAAACGCGAAATACTTTGTGTACCGAACACCCTTTTTGTAAATTTCCTCCTATGCATAACCTTCGAGTAGCACTCCTCATTCCAACCATCATATTTAATTCCATAAACCTTTTAGGGAAAAGCTATTTTGCAACATGAAACATCCTGAATTTgtgtaaaacatgaacaagaacaTCAAGCGAGTGTACTAAAGAGAATTTCACACAAATTGGCAATACAATCTATCAGACTATTATAAATATGACTATAATTTATGTTCCTTGATTCTTGAAatactacaacaacaaaaaatccagCTTAATCTCTTACACGGGCTTTGAGATGGTAGTGTctacgcaaccttacccctaccctataaGGGTAGATAgattgttttcgatagaccctcgacttaAGAAACAGTAAAAATAAAGCAACAAACAATAATTGATTCTTGAAATACTCGTAAAATTAAATTCAGCtaacaattaaatttgaataTCTTTGAATTTTCTAGCTATATGTCACGGGTTCGAACAGTGGAATCAGCCACCAATGCTTGTATCagggtaggttgtctacatcaaATCCCTCGAGGTATGACCATTCTCTAAACCGTGCGCAAATACAAGATGATTTGTGCACCCAGCTATCATTTTTTATCTCTGAATTTGTAGCTCGGAAACAACAACATAAAAGTGGTTacaatttcaaattttaatttaacTTCCCCTTCTTGAATGCCAGAAATGACCACAACAACCACTCTACACCTTTAATACTAGCCTTTATAACTTACATCCAAAACTGCctcataaatacatgacaaagAAAACTCGAACACTACATATCACAGCTGTAAAATTACTTGGAAAATAATTAGAAAATTTCACACTAAAATTACTAAACTAAAAttgaacaaaaaaagaagaattgaTTATCTAATAAACTATTTGATATAGAAGATGCAAAATGTTGTGTTGAGATACTATTCCAAACttccaaatatttttccttctcttcttttttccataattgtattttttttctccTCCCTAGTAATTCACCTCTACATCTATCAaacaaaatttgaaaataaataaattcaaaaaaaaactaaaaaaactaGAGATTTGATGAGAAAGAAGAGTGTACAACTTTGTTTTGTTTTCCCATAAGCCAAAGAAGAGTTCTCCTTGCAAAAGATGGTGTTTTTGGTTGAAATTCCAATCTATTGTAGCATTGATTTTCTTCATCACATCCTCCATTTTTTTCCCATGTACCAATATCAATCTCTGAAATAGTCCTCCTACTACCACCACCATCACCACCACCACTATTCTTAGCCGCGACGGAGCCGCCTGAAACCGCCGCGGCTGGAATATTTCGGCTAACCGGAAACCGAAAAGAAAAAGcccttcttgaattattattttcatccttTTTTCCCCTTAACCAAATCTTGGAAACTGAAAAGCTCTCTCTTTTACAACTCCCATTTTCAAGAATCTTGTTTTCATTGACATTAATGTTGTTTTGCATGGAATTTTCAGCAAATTTGAATCCCTCAAATCCATTgaattctcttcttgaatcacaACCACATTCAGACATTGCTTGTCTATGACCTGGTGTCAAAGGTGGCATATTTGGCTTCATGTTTGAACTCTTTTTTGTTGGTGTTTTTCTAATTGGAACATGTAAAGATGTAGTTTCATCTAATACATAAGCAAATGATCCCATTGAAAAACATCTTCTTGAATCAATATTATTACTACTTCCTTCTTCACTTTCTTGTGGCTCTACATTCTTGAATTTTCCTAACTTCACTTGTACAACTTTTTCAACTTCCTCAACTTTTCCTTGAATTTCATCACAAGTTTTTGCCACAACAACATCTTGGACATTAATTTCCTCAAAATGGGAACTTAAACTTAGTCTTGAAATTGAATTATTTCTTCTCAATGATCCAAATTCATGACtattttgaacaatattttccCTTGAACTTTCACTACCAGATTCAAGAACAAAGACAATAGGAGAACAAGTATGGTTGTTATTTGATGAAGAGAAATCAGGCAATAAACTAGCTCTACAAAGAGGACAAGTTGAATGAGACAAAAGCCAAGTGTCAATACACTCCATATGAAAAGCATGGCTACATTTAGGGAGCAATCTAAGCTTATCTTCTGGCTCAAATTCACACAAACAAACAGCACAATCAAAAGGATCTTTTACACCAATAATTGATTTGTAATTGAATACAGGTAGTGTATCAATAAAAGATTGATCAACACCAGAATCATGTAAGTGAAAAAGTTGTTGTAATTGACCTTGAAGTGCTGTTACATTGTCTAATTCATCTGGATCTCTATTTGTTGGCCTTAATAAGAATCTAACAAGTAAGTGAAGTAAACCAGAAATGAAGAAGATAATTGCAAGAATTATGATAACAAGAAGTATACTTGGACTTACTTTGTTATTCAAATTGAAAAGACCACCATTACTACCACTAGAATCATGTGTAGAAAATGGTGTTAAGGGgagtggtggtggtggttgaaGGAGGAAAAGTGGTTGATTTGATGGAGAAAGAACACTACTTTCTTGAATTTTAATAAAAACCCAACTCATATTTTCTTGAAAAGTAGAAGAAAAACACACCAAGATTCAAACTTTTTGGCTTGTGACTATAGGAAAATGATCAAGAAAATGGCAAAACAATCTTTCAGAGCTTTTCAGTGAGAAAATACACTTAACTTCTATGAATTTTAACAAGAATCCAACCCATATTTTCTTGAAAAGTAGCAGAAAAACACACCAAGATTCAAACTTTTTGGCATGTGACTATAGGAAAATGATCAAGAAAATGGAAACAGACTCAAAAAGTTTCAATCTTTCAGAGGCTTTCAGTATTGAAAATGTGAAAGAACACCACTTTCTTGAATTTTAACAACACCCAACTCATATTTTCTTGAAAACTATAAGACAAAGTCACCAAGATTCAAACTTTTTGGTTTGTGACAATAGGAAATGAACAAAAGTTTCAATCTTTGAGAGGTTTTCAGCAAAAAAAATAGATGAAAATATGAAAGAACACTACTTT is drawn from Nicotiana tabacum cultivar K326 chromosome 9, ASM71507v2, whole genome shotgun sequence and contains these coding sequences:
- the LOC107828960 gene encoding RING-H2 finger protein ATL13 yields the protein MSWVFIKIQESSVLSPSNQPLFLLQPPPPLPLTPFSTHDSSGSNGGLFNLNNKVSPSILLVIIILAIIFFISGLLHLLVRFLLRPTNRDPDELDNVTALQGQLQQLFHLHDSGVDQSFIDTLPVFNYKSIIGVKDPFDCAVCLCEFEPEDKLRLLPKCSHAFHMECIDTWLLSHSTCPLCRASLLPDFSSSNNNHTCSPIVFVLESGSESSRENIVQNSHEFGSLRRNNSISRLSLSSHFEEINVQDVVVAKTCDEIQGKVEEVEKVVQVKLGKFKNVEPQESEEGSSNNIDSRRCFSMGSFAYVLDETTSLHVPIRKTPTKKSSNMKPNMPPLTPGHRQAMSECGCDSRREFNGFEGFKFAENSMQNNINVNENKILENGSCKRESFSVSKIWLRGKKDENNNSRRAFSFRFPVSRNIPAAAVSGGSVAAKNSGGGDGGGSRRTISEIDIGTWEKNGGCDEENQCYNRLEFQPKTPSFARRTLLWLMGKQNKVVHSSFSSNL